AATAGTCGCACGAGTCTGGTGTCGTCACGCCCGTCGTTGCCGGAAGCATTCTTGACGGGATAGCGTTTGAACATCAACTTCTCAAGCCTACAGGGACTGGCTTGGTCGGTTTTGTCTAGGGTCCACTACTCACCCACCACCAACTGCGGAATGTGATCCGTAGTCTCATTTGTACCTAAAACCCCTAACTTACGCCTCCGCATTACTTATCTCCCTGCAGTACAACGGTTTTGAACAACTCTGCATTAACTTCACCAACGAGAAACTTCAGCAGTTCTTTAACCATCACATGTTCGTTCTGGAGCAAGAAGAGTACCAGCGCGAAGGCATCGAATGGACTTTCATTGACTTTGGCATGGATCTCCAACATTGCATTGACCTTATAGAAAAGGTAGTTGGCGTAAAACAACGATGAACGCTTGCTTACGCCACGGGGGTCCGCGAATAATGTCCGCCATTTTGATTATTGGCTCATTTGCACTTTAAATTTCATTTCACATGATATGAATGGACTATATTCGTGGACTCAGTCAATGCTACAATGCTGGTTGAGTTTTTTTGTGTGTCTTCTACTGTGTGTATTGTTTTCTCTGTCTCTAAACATTTAAGACACGCGAACACACAACAAATATgtagttttcaaatattattatcacgaTTGTTTTTTTCCATGTCGGCGCGATCCAGATGAACGGGTTTAATCAGCTCTGTGTTAACTTTACCAACGAAAAATTGCAACAGTACTTTAACCATTTCATGTTCGTCCTAGAACAAGAGGAATATGAAAGAGAAGGGATCCAATGGACCTTTATAGATTTTGGTATGGATCTCCAAGCGACAATTGATTTGATAGAGAAGGTATTAGTGTCAAAGTATATAGCTTGAGGGTATAGGCGCCAGCTTCAAGCTGCAAGCCTGCAAGTGCAATCTGCTGGCTGTTCCCCCGCCCACGGTATCTAGTAGGCAGAAATATGTCAGAGCTTGTACCACACACGCACAACACGCAAGCTACTGCATACTGTTGTAAAATACTTGCATTGAGCTACCGCGACCCCCCAGTACGTACTTGATACACCGCTCTCAGGATCGCACGCGACTCGCAAATTATACAgtagttaaatattaacaagCACAATTATTAACTGCTTCGGTACTATTTTGTCTGTTCGCAAAATTATCAAATCACGCCAATTTGGTAGATTTGAGCCTGCACACCACACACAATGCTATTATAACCGATGTTGTTCGTATGCATGACGCTTTATAAAAATTATGCGCTACACAAAAAGTATTAGACTGCTTTTAAAGATACATCTTGATAATCccatttatttgttgaaaaagaaaacaatagaattaatatttcagtcaagaaaaaaaaacatatttctaaattTTTATCTTTCACAAGTAATTTACAGACTCGCACATTTTGCAAAGCCGCTTGCTAAACACATCGCGCGCGACGACGACTTCGTGTTCTAACTTACTTGATACGTTTACAGCCCATGGGTATCCTCTCCATCCTTGAGGAAGAGTCTATGTTCCCGAAAGCCACCGATCAGACCTTCGTTGAGAAGTTGAACAACAACCACTTGGGCAAGTCTGCTCCTTACCTGAAGCCGAAGCCCCCCAAGCCCGGTTGCCAGGCCGCTCACTTCGCCATTGGCCATTATGCCGGTAACGTAAGTATCTCGAACATACATCGACTCTGCGAGTACAACAACTTCGTAACCGTCTCGGCTGAGCTAATGTCTTCGTTGTCTTGGAACAGGTCGGCTACAACATCACTGGATGGCTTGAGAAGAACAAGGACCCCCTCAACGACACTGTCGTTGACCAGTTCAAGAAGGGTCAGAACAAGCTGCTTGTTGAGATCTTTGCTGACCATCCTGGTCAGTCTGGTGACGCtggtggcggcggtggcggcaAGGGTACGTATCACTACACCTGACAACATCTACCAATGAAATAGAATTCAGAGATAATGATGATTACTTTAGATCTTATACAATATCCAGTGGAGACGACAGGTATCATGAGCTCCTTCTTATCTTCCGACACACATCAACACATGGGTTACACATGAAACATCAAACATCATCACTACTTCACAACGAGACTTAACTCCAGGTTTACTTACTTGAGACCTTGTTACATCTCATTATTTTACACACACATTCATACCTTACTAAGAACTTACACAGGATTGGATCCTAGTGATTAGTTCTATAGCATATAACCTATTCTGAcactttttaaatcaaaatataggCGCTGGTGGCAAGCGCGCTAAGGGTTCTGCCTTCCAGACCGTATCATCACTCTACAGGGTAAAACGGAAAATACAATCATCGCGATTAGCTTCTGTGAATCCTTCGTGGCTTTACTGTCTACGTCTGTCAATACGCTTAAGGCTGGCTCCCGATCTATGGAATTGAAttcaaaaattacaatttgatataGATCAGTATTCAAACATATACAAACATCCATGGCGATAGGGCCAGCCTGCACGCTTTCACTATAATCATGTCTGTCTATGTCTACAACACAGCTCATGTCGCAGCCAATCGTCCCGCAGGTGTTCTGTCCACGAGTATTGTATGTCTAAGTGGCGTCATTGTGATTGTCCTCGTACTAATAGTTGCTTGTTAATGTACATCAATAGGTGGCCGCGGTAAGAAGGGAGGTGGTTTCGCCACTGTATCTTCCGCTTACAAGGTATTTAAAGGATTGCGGATTTCAGATTTAGTGttcctattttttttctttgtttcatcAACTCCGATGCAGACGCGAATACTTGTAGATCTGCATTGGGTTTTTTTGATGTAGTAAGATACCTGGATTGACTGAAAGGTAATCTAGTAACTCATTTCACTTGTTCACGCATATGTTGTACTGTACTGAACAATGTATGCGTGGTTCATTTAATGCACCCCTCATTGtagtaaaatgtaatttctCATTAATGTCTGACACACAGTAAGTACAGAGTGAACTTACTAAAATgtatcagaatatttttttagctgCAAAGTAGTTACTTAAAAAACATTACGATGCTACGTTTGCCGCaaactaataattttgttggtttttttATGTTCTAACTTATTTGTGTGAATTTATGTTCTCCACTACCACATCAATATATACTTCTGTATGAGCATTTCATTCGTGTGCCGCTTTTATATGTTTCCAAGATAACTTCTGAGTACAGCACAGAAATTATCTTCctatataataagaaaaatctatGTTGAAATGAGCTTTTCTTTATGTGAAAATCTCGATAGGAAAATGTTGATTTCTAATAAGTAGTATGTCCACAGGAACAACTTAACAACCTGATGACCACCCTGAGGTCCACCCAGCCTCACTTCGTCCGTTGTATCATTCCCAACGAATTGAAGCAGGCCGGTGAGTACTTAGCAAAATTTACAAGTCTTGATAactttaactccaaaaaaatattcttcatcaATGTTTTGCtcagtaaaatcagtaattACAGAGAATGTTCTACgttatgtatttgtatgataCGTGTGTTGAGCGGTATGTATAACTTTGTCGCGCAGGTATGATCGACTCTCACCTTGTAATGCACCAGCTGACCTGTAACGGTGTGTTGGAAGGCATCCGTATTTGCCGTAAAGGTTTCCCCAACAGGATGGTCTACCCCGACTTCAAGCTCCGGTAAGAATCCCACATAACAAATTCCAACCAAATCTATTTTAGTAGCGAGTGGCCTTACCACAAATATTTATGATCAACAGTCATCaaatactttagttattttattttcatacgagagattaaatttatattttcaacataattttGTAGGCGAGTCTAAACAAAATTCTTTGGACTCTGGTATATTCGACACGATTTTATTCTGGTACTGCAGCTGACTGACGGTTGACGTCATCAGACATTCGTGCAGCTATGAGTAACAacatctaaaattattttgatgactCTCCCACTCACTCACACCTTTAATTTTTGATCAAGGTGTGAGGTGATTTTAATTTAGCCACCCAGGTCACATGGATATCTGaataatgcattatttaatGAACAGTTACATGATTCTTGCGCCCGCCACCATGACTGCTGAAAAAGATCCTAAAGAGGCGGCTAGGAAGTGTTTGGAGGAAGTGGGTCTTGATCCCGAAAGCTATCGTATTGGCCACACAAAGGCAAGGCAGAAGTTGATACCATTCTTGAATGGTGACGCATGTCATAGTTGAAACGTATTTTTGGAAAAGTCTATAAAGaaatagatttgtttttattcctaCCGTACATGGTTTGCCTCCACACCATATTATACAGTTACATGTGTTCATACGTATTTTTCAGTATTGGTAGTTTGTCAATAATGGTTTGCACCTAGCCCTCACCTCAAGCTAGATGTTGTCATCTAGTTATTTGAACCCGTTTTATATCCCAGTATTTAGAGATTTCTGGAACTTTGAAACGTTTTcaggaattatttttgaacCCTTTACTCCTCCCATGACTCCCCCTAAGATACTAAGGACATTGTATCTTTGTAATGGTATGTAAGGATGTAATACAACAATCCCTCATTGTGTGTCCATAATTTTGATAATGTAGCTACAAGATCCTGGCCCCTCAAGCAGTGGAGAAGGAATCCGATCCTAAGAAAGTTGCCCAAGTCATCCTGGACGCTACCGGCTTGGACGTGGAGTCCTACCGTCTGGGTCACACCAAGGCATGTCTGATACCCTGAAAGTAGTTAGCTGTTTGAGCCCTGCGGTCCTAAACACCCGGTGGATCGTGTGGCTTCGATACGCTTTGTCGAATTCAGCACCTGATGAGACTGGTGTCATAATTCGTTACCTATACATTTTATGTGCTCACCTCGGAGTCCAATGTACTAAGACTCCTGTTTGTGTTCCTCTATCCTTCACCTATCATTTACATCTTACACAccttatcatattttatgtactcCTATAACGCAGATACAAAATTCTGTGCCCGAACCTCGTCAAAGAGCCAATTACACCTGAGAATGCTACCAAGAAAATTCTCGAACATACTGGATTGGATTCAGAGTCTTTCAGGCTCGGAAAGACGAAGGTAGAACTCAAGCATGCCACACACAACCTACACGATACTAAATTTCCTTTTCTACCTACATTTGCATGACGCTGAAACTAAAATAAtcctgtctgtctgttcttTATATCTGTTGTGTGCTATTTTACTGTGCTAGTGACTTCTTCAAAGATGTTTATGGAAAGGTGTTTTATACTAACCAAAAACTTTTTTTCCAAATTACTATTGAATTTAATTTCACtattaaaaaggttttaagCACCGTCAAAGCTTGATTTGTAAAATGTGTAATTTCAAAGAAGTCAATATGGATTGCTTAACGCCGGCACGTGTCGTGTCCCGCTGCTAACACTTAACATGTACGAGCAGGTGTTCTTCCGCGCTGGTGTCCTGGGTCAGATGGAAGAGTTGCGTGACGACAGGCTGTCCAAGATCGTCTCGTGGCTCCAGGCCTACATCCGTGGTTACCTGTCCCGTAAGGACTTCAAGAAGCTGCAGGAACAGAGGTAAGCATTCAAACTCAACGCCACTGACATAGTCTGTGCCCATATTTGGAATGGTATGACActtcacaattatttttatttgtgaaggTTGGCTCTCCAAGTTGTCCAGCGCAACTTGCGCAAGTACCTGCAACTCCGCACCTGGCCCTGGTGGAAGCTGTGGCAGAAGGTCAAGCCCCTCCTCAACGTCACCCGTGTCGAGGATGAGATTGctgtaagtattattatattaactttgatacatttagaaaaaaaaccgCAGCCATACTTTTGattttctaaattcaaaatCACACACATTCCAGTCTGTTGCTAATTTAGTAATgccatacaaataaattttcaatatgGGACTGGAACCCTGGAAGGCGACCTCTCTCTCGGTCGATGTTAACACGATTAAAGTGATCGTACACTCTGACCCAGTATATACGGATATAGGACGCGTGATTCAGTAACATAAATAGATCGACCGCGCCCACCTGTCGGTTACGCGACACCGCAGGTGCGGAGCCATTTCTGGAACGCGCCCCCTCCATGCGTTTTCTCCATGGCTCACAATGTGAGAGGTGCGTGGGCGATGTTCAACCCGCGCCCGCTGGAAAACTCCAGCGGCTCTCAGTAGCGGAGTggtcggcggcgcgcgcaccACCTACCCTACCTATACTTACGAACGAACCGAACACATTTGCATTCCTTTTATCATTTCATATTgatgtattaattaaacaaataattaaacactAAACAATGGCGGACGCGGTTCATGTAACGGAGTGGAACGGGGATAACGGTGCGAATGTGTTACAGCGTCTCGAGGAGAAGGCACAGAAGGCCCAGGAGGCTTTCGAGAAGGAAGAGAAGCTCCGCAAGGAACTCGAGAGTCTTAACGCCAAGCTGCTCGAGGAGAAGACCAACCTGCTTGCCTCCATCGAGGGCAAGGAGGGCAACCTCTCCGAGGTGCAGGAGCGCGCTGCCAAGCTCAACGCGCAGAAGGCCGACCTCGAGACCCAGCTCAGGGTAAGTACTTATATCTTGATTACTCTTATCGCTTATTAAATTTAGAAGATGTGATTAACAACTCGTGCATATTTTAGAATGTTAGTGAAACTGAAATAGCAAGAATTTAGGTCGTGAAGTTGACGCGATGAAAATCTTACAGCtaattaatctaattaaattaaatgatgcTTCCTGCGGCGCAGAGGCATCACTCATAGGATTACAAACCAAATATGTAGAGCCGTACAGTACATAGTTTATACAGTGTTGCAAATGAACTCACCGCTAGTTAGCTTGACGtgattctttaaataaacaccAGTTTTGTTTATAGGGGAAATAGTTGgaggtgtttaaaataaatgtacgtCTGCAGTCTGCAAGTTTTTATTGCGAAAAGTTGATAGCCCCATTCGATTAGGTGTCGATTGAAAAGAAACAGATGCTAACAATAACATGGATTTTAAATAACAACTGAATCACTCAACTCATTcgatacttttatttttgtaggacACCCAGGACCGCCTTACTCAGGAGGAGGATGCCCGCAACCAGCTCTTCCAGGCTAAGAAGAAGTTGGAACAGGAAGTCTCCGGACTGAAGAAGGATGTTGAGGACTTGGAACTGTCCGTCCAGAAGTCCGAGCAGGACAAGGCCACCAAGGACCACCAGATCCGCAACTTGAACGACGAGATCGCCCACCAAGACGAGCTCATCAACAAGTTGAACAAGGAGAAGAAGCTCCAGGGCGAGTCTACCCAGAAGACCGCTGAGGAGCTCCAGGCCGCCGAGGACAAGGTCAACCACCTCAACAAGGTCAAGCAGAAGTTGGAGCAGACTCTTGACGAGCTCGAGGACTCCCTTGAGCGCGAGAAGAAGCTGCGCGCCGACGTTGAGAAGAACAGGAGGAAGGTTGAGGGCGACCTCAAGCTGACCCAGGAGGCCGTCGCCGACCTCGAGCGCAACAAGAAGGAGCTCGAGCAGACCATCCAGCGCAAGGACAAGGAAATCTCGTCCCTCACCGCCAAGCTGGAGGACGAGCAGTCCCTGGTCAGCAAGCTCCAGAAGCAGATCAAGGAGCTGCAGGGCCGCATCGAGGAGCTCGAGGAGGAGGTCGAGTCCGAGCGCCAGGCTCGCGCTAAGGCTGAGAAGCAGCGCGCTGACCTCGCTCGTGAGCTCGAGGAGTTGGGCGAGCGTCTGGAGGAGGCTGGCGGTGCCACCTCTGCCCAGATCGAGCTCAACAAGAAGCGTGAGGCTGAGCTCAGCAAGCTCCGCCGCGACCTGGAGGAGGCCAACATCCAGCACGAGTCTACCCTCGCCAACCTGCGCAAGAAGCACAACGATGCCGTCTCTGAGATGGGTGAGCAGCTCGACCAGCTCAACAAGCTCAAGGCCAAGTGAGTATTACTTTACACTATCTTAAAAGCAATAagataaaattgatattatattaatgttattgcCGCCGGTGATTCATAAAATTCGGTCAACGGATACATCTGGGATATATAATCCGacttaaatatagatttattgaACTATGATGCAATATTCAGGGCTGAGCATGACCGCGCGTCTTGCTACTCCGAGCTTAACAACACTCGTGCGGCCGTTGACCAAGTAGCCAGAGAGAAGGTAACATGTCATCCATTGAGGCATGTTAGCCTGGGGTGACCCTTGCATGGACCTTTACTACGAACCACAACACACATGATTCTTTCTAGGATTCCTCACCGCTCTGGACGGTTGTTGACGgaatactaaaattgttttgtttaattcatttatccAGGGCTGAGAAAGAACGCTCTCAGTACTTTAGCGAAGTCAATGACCTTCGTGCCGGTCTCGACCACTTGTCCAACGAAAAGGTACAAAGGATGAAAAGATATTGTTGGCATACGCCAAGGGCTTCGCTTACCAgcttattaaatattgtaaagaaaatatagcAATAGCAAATAGAGACACAACACATCACACATAACATACCCATGAAATTGAAACTCATTATAATAACACTAATTATACATTTGAATAGGTGTAGCATGAAAGCTAAAACCGCATTTACCTAAgagtgatatttttataatcgagtgaaaaaataaattcaaaacaaaagcATGAAAAATATCATCTAATACTTGATTCATAACTGTTACAAGATTTGACGTTGTCCGTAAAGGAATTATACtaaccaaacaaaatatttaatttgaaaacatattaataatttgaataactACACACGGTAAGTATTTATGAGTgattcacaatatttatttgaaaaataatactaatagaACTCAAATTTTACATTACATAGTACACAAAGAAACAGTAAACACTGATTTTCAAAGGAtctaaatcatcatcatcacttcaTGGTACTAAATAGCGTTTTCAAAACAGGCTGCCCAAGAGAAGATCGTCAAGCAGCTGCAGCACCAGCTCAACGAGGTCCAGGGCAAGGCTGACGAAGCCAACAGGACCCTCAACGACCTGGATGCCGCCAAGAAGAAGCTGTCCATCGAGAACTCCGACCTGCTCCGCCAGTTGGAGGAGGCCGAGTCCCAGGTGTCTCAGCTGTCCAAGATCAAGGTGTCCCTCACCACTCAGTTGGAGGACACCAAGAGGCTCGCCGACGAGGAGGCCAGGGTATGTAttcattttaattcaataaataatggaACGTTTCCTTTACACAGTTTACAACAACTGTGACAATTGAGCAAATActaataaaaggttttattgaCAGGAACGCGCCACCCTTCTTGGCAAGTTCCGCAACTTGGAGCACGACCTCGACAACATCCGCGAGCAGGTCGAGGAGGAGGCCGAGGGCAAGGCTGATCTTCAGCGTCAACTGTCCAAGGCCAACGCCGAGGCTCAGCTCTGGCGCTCCAAGTACGAGTCCGAGGGCGTCGCCCGCTCCGAGGAACTCGAGGAGGCCAAGCGCAAGCTCCAGGCCCGCCTTGCCGAAGCCGAGGAGACCATTGAGTCCCTCAACCAGAAGGTTGTTGCCCTCGAGAAGACCAAGCAGCGCCTCGCCACCGAGGTCGAGGACCTGCAGCTCGAGGTCGACCGTGCCACCGCCATCGCCAACGCTGCCGAGAAGAAGCAGAAGGCCTTCGACAAGATCATCGGAGAATGGAAGCTCAAGGTCGACGACCTCGCCGCCGAGCTCGACGCCAGCCAGAAGGAATGCCGCAACTACTCCACTGAACTGTTCCGTCTCAAGGGTGCCTACGAAGAAGGCCAGGAGCAGCTCGAGGCTGTCCGCCGCGAGAACAAGAACCTCGCCGACGAAGTCAAGGACTTGCTTGACCAGATCGGTGAAGGTGGCCGCAACATCCACGAGATCGAGAAGGCCAGGAAGCGCCTTGAGGCCGAGAAGGACGAGCTCCAGGCCGCCCTCGAGGAGGCTGAGGCTGCCCTCGAACAGGAGGAGAACAAGG
This genomic stretch from Anticarsia gemmatalis isolate Benzon Research Colony breed Stoneville strain chromosome 13, ilAntGemm2 primary, whole genome shotgun sequence harbors:
- the Mhc gene encoding myosin heavy chain isoform X15, coding for MPKPIVQEGEDPDPTPYLFVSLEQKRIDQSKPYDGKKACWVPDEKEGFLQGEIKATKGDLVTVNLPGGETKDFKKDLVAQVNPPKYEKCEDMSNLTYLNDASVLYNLKQRYYHKLIYTYSGLFCVAINPYKRFPVYTTRCAKLYRGKRRSEVPPHIFAISDGAYVNMLTNHENQSMLITGESGAGKTENTKKVIAYFATVGASQKKDPTQEKKGSLEDQVVQTNPVLEAFGNAKTVRNDNSSRFGKFIRIHFGPSGKLAGADIETYLLEKARVISQQTLERSYHIFYQMMSGSVPGLKEMCLLSNDIYDYFIVSQGKTTIPNVDDGEECTLTDQAFDILGFTQEEKDNVYKITAAVMHMGGMKFKQRGREEQAEADGTEDGNKVATLLGVDVQDLYKNLLKPRIKVGNEFVTQGRNKDQVTNSVGALCKGMFDRLFKWLVKKCNETLDTKQKRQHFIGVLDIAGFEIFDYNGFEQLCINFTNEKLQQFFNHHMFVLEQEEYKKEGINWAFIDFGMDLLACIDLIEKPMGILSILEEESMFPKATDQTFVEKLNNNHLGKSAPYLKPKPPKPGCQAAHFAIGHYAGNVGYNITGWLEKNKDPLNDTVVDQFKKGQNKLLVEIFADHPGQSGDAGGGGGGKGGRGKKGGGFATVSSAYKEQLNNLMTTLRSTQPHFVRCIIPNELKQAGMIDSHLVMHQLTCNGVLEGIRICRKGFPNRMVYPDFKLRYMILAPATMTAEKDPKEAARKCLEEVGLDPESYRIGHTKVFFRAGVLGQMEELRDDRLSKIVSWLQAYIRGYLSRKDFKKLQEQRLALQVVQRNLRKYLQLRTWPWWKLWQKVKPLLNVTRVEDEIARLEEKAQKAQEAFEKEEKLRKELESLNAKLLEEKTNLLASIEGKEGNLSEVQERAAKLNAQKADLETQLRDTQDRLTQEEDARNQLFQAKKKLEQEVSGLKKDVEDLELSVQKSEQDKATKDHQIRNLNDEIAHQDELINKLNKEKKLQGESTQKTAEELQAAEDKVNHLNKVKQKLEQTLDELEDSLEREKKLRADVEKNRRKVEGDLKLTQEAVADLERNKKELEQTIQRKDKEISSLTAKLEDEQSLVSKLQKQIKELQGRIEELEEEVESERQARAKAEKQRADLARELEELGERLEEAGGATSAQIELNKKREAELSKLRRDLEEANIQHESTLANLRKKHNDAVSEMGEQLDQLNKLKAKAEKERSQYFSEVNDLRAGLDHLSNEKAAQEKIVKQLQHQLNEVQGKADEANRTLNDLDAAKKKLSIENSDLLRQLEEAESQVSQLSKIKVSLTTQLEDTKRLADEEARERATLLGKFRNLEHDLDNIREQVEEEAEGKADLQRQLSKANAEAQLWRSKYESEGVARSEELEEAKRKLQARLAEAEETIESLNQKVVALEKTKQRLATEVEDLQLEVDRATAIANAAEKKQKAFDKIIGEWKLKVDDLAAELDASQKECRNYSTELFRLKGAYEEGQEQLEAVRRENKNLADEVKDLLDQIGEGGRNIHEIEKARKRLEAEKDELQAALEEAEAALEQEENKVLRAQLELSQVRQEIDRRIQEKEEEFENTRKNHQRALDSMQASLEAEAKGKAEALRMKKKLEADINELEIALDHANKANAEAQKNIKRYQQQIKDLQTALEEEQRARDDAREQLGISERRANALQNELEESRTLLEQADRARRQAEQELGDAHEQLNELSAQSASLSAAKRKLESELQTLHSDLDELLNEAKNSEEKAKKAMVDAARLADELRAEQEHAQTQEKLRKALEQQIKELQVRLDEAEANALKGGKKAIQKLEQRVRELENELDGEQRRHADAQKNLRKSERRIKELTFQAEEDRKNHERMQDLVDKLQQKIKTYKRQIEEAEEIAALNLAKFRKAQQELEEAEERADLAEQAISKFRGKGRAGSAARGVSPAPQRSRPGLADGFGTFPPRFDLAPEDF
- the Mhc gene encoding myosin heavy chain isoform X17, which codes for MPKPIVQEGEDPDPTPYLFVSLEQKRIDQSKPYDGKKACWVPDEKEGFLQGEIKATKGDLVTVNLPGGETKDFKKDLVAQVNPPKYEKCEDMSNLTYLNDASVLYNLKQRYYHKLIYTYSGLFCVAINPYKRFPVYTTRCAKLYRGKRRSEVPPHIFAISDGAYVNMLTNHENQSMLITGESGAGKTENTKKVIAYFATVGASQKKDPTQEKKGSLEDQVVQTNPVLEAFGNAKTVRNDNSSRFGKFIRIHFGPSGKLAGADIETYLLEKARVISQQTLERSYHIFYQMMSGSVPGLKEMCLLSNDIYDYFIVSQGKTTIPNVDDGEECTLTDQAFDILGFTQEEKDNVYKITAAVMHMGGMKFKQRGREEQAEADGTEDGNKVATLLGVDVQDLYKNLLKPRIKVGNEFVTQGRNKDQVTNSVGALCKGMFDRLFKWLVKKCNETLDTKQKRQHFIGVLDIAGFEIFDYNGFEQLCINFTNEKLQQFFNHHMFVLEQEEYKKEGINWAFIDFGMDLLACIDLIEKPMGILSILEEESMFPKATDQTFVEKLNNNHLGKSAPYLKPKPPKPGCQAAHFAIGHYAGNVGYNITGWLEKNKDPLNDTVVDQFKKGQNKLLVEIFADHPGQSGDAGGGGGGKGGRGKKGGGFATVSSAYKEQLNNLMTTLRSTQPHFVRCIIPNELKQAGMIDSHLVMHQLTCNGVLEGIRICRKGFPNRMVYPDFKLRYKILAPQAVEKESDPKKVAQVILDATGLDVESYRLGHTKVFFRAGVLGQMEELRDDRLSKIVSWLQAYIRGYLSRKDFKKLQEQRLALQVVQRNLRKYLQLRTWPWWKLWQKVKPLLNVTRVEDEIARLEEKAQKAQEAFEKEEKLRKELESLNAKLLEEKTNLLASIEGKEGNLSEVQERAAKLNAQKADLETQLRDTQDRLTQEEDARNQLFQAKKKLEQEVSGLKKDVEDLELSVQKSEQDKATKDHQIRNLNDEIAHQDELINKLNKEKKLQGESTQKTAEELQAAEDKVNHLNKVKQKLEQTLDELEDSLEREKKLRADVEKNRRKVEGDLKLTQEAVADLERNKKELEQTIQRKDKEISSLTAKLEDEQSLVSKLQKQIKELQGRIEELEEEVESERQARAKAEKQRADLARELEELGERLEEAGGATSAQIELNKKREAELSKLRRDLEEANIQHESTLANLRKKHNDAVSEMGEQLDQLNKLKAKAEKERSQYFSEVNDLRAGLDHLSNEKAAQEKIVKQLQHQLNEVQGKADEANRTLNDLDAAKKKLSIENSDLLRQLEEAESQVSQLSKIKVSLTTQLEDTKRLADEEARERATLLGKFRNLEHDLDNIREQVEEEAEGKADLQRQLSKANAEAQLWRSKYESEGVARSEELEEAKRKLQARLAEAEETIESLNQKVVALEKTKQRLATEVEDLQLEVDRATAIANAAEKKQKAFDKIIGEWKLKVDDLAAELDASQKECRNYSTELFRLKGAYEEGQEQLEAVRRENKNLADEVKDLLDQIGEGGRNIHEIEKARKRLEAEKDELQAALEEAEAALEQEENKVLRAQLELSQVRQEIDRRIQEKEEEFENTRKNHQRALDSMQASLEAEAKGKAEALRMKKKLEADINELEIALDHANKANAEAQKNIKRYQQQIKDLQTALEEEQRARDDAREQLGISERRANALQNELEESRTLLEQADRARRQAEQELGDAHEQLNELSAQSASLSAAKRKLESELQTLHSDLDELLNEAKNSEEKAKKAMVDAARLADELRAEQEHAQTQEKLRKALEQQIKELQVRLDEAEANALKGGKKAIQKLEQRVRELENELDGEQRRHADAQKNLRKSERRIKELTFQAEEDRKNHERMQDLVDKLQQKIKTYKRQIEEAEEIAALNLAKFRKAQQELEEAEERADLAEQAISKFRGKGRAGSAARGVSPAPQRSRPGLADGFGTFPPRFDLAPEDF